The segment TGATGGCATCAGGCCTGGCAGCGCTGCTGATGTCGGATAGTAATCGTTGTTTCAGTTCCTCCCGTTCCGGAGCGTTTTCTTGGATGAGATCAGCTTCGGCAACGGCTTTTTTAAGATTCGGCTCAAAGTAAATACGGTCAAGGGAAGCACTGGCGACCAAACCGAGTTTCTCCAAGGAGGGCCAGGCAAGCTCGATGGCCTGGCGTACTTTTTTTTCTGAGTTGGGATCCGGATCCGTAGCCACCACATCATAGCCATGTGACAAAAAACGAGCAATCCACCCATTTCCGATGACTCCTGTCCCAACAACGGTTATCTGTTTGATCGGTTTAGTGATCATAGTTAACCTCCGTAAGGGTCCTTTAACCCAAGATGTTGACGGGCCTCAGTGGGTGTCATTGGCTGAACTCCCAACAGAGCCAACATGGATGTGACTTTTTCCACCAACTGACCGTTTGTGGCAAGAACACCCTTTTCCAGGTAAAGGTTGTCCTCTAGGCCGACACGGACATGTCCTCCCAGTAGAACCGATTGCAAAGCCATGGGAAATTGCCAACGACCGATACCAAATGCAGCCCAATGAGCATGTTCCGGCAATTTGTTGCGCATGGCAATCATCGTCTCAGCATCTGCCTCAGCTCCCCATGGAATACCCAGACAAAATTGGAACAGAGGATCACCGTCAATTAAACCTTCCTGGATCAATTGTTTGGCAAACCGCAGGTGTCCGGTATCAAAACACTCCAGTTCCGGTTTGACTCCACTTTGTTGGATCAGCCGGGCCTGTTTACGAAGCCAATCCGTAGGACTCATGTATATCTGATCACCGAAATTGATACTGCCGCAATCCAATGTACATATTTCGGGTAGTAATTCACCTACCGGTTGATGTCGCTCTTCCGGTGTCTGAATGTCCGTTCCGCTCCCGCCTACTGTGGGATCTTTTTCACTGGGAAGCCAATCCCCTCCGCCACCAGCTGTAATGTTGAGGACAACATCCGTTTCGGATTCACGGATACGTTCCACTACTTCACGGAACAAAGCGGGATCATGACTGATCCCGCCGGTTTCGGGATCGCGAACATGTATATGAGCGATGGCTGCCCCTGCTTTGGCGGCTTCAATGGCTGAATCGGCAATTTCTTTGGGTGTGATGGGAACATGGGGGCTTTTGTCCGTTGTCTCCCCAGCGCCTGTTAACGCACAGGTTATGATTACTTTTCGTTGCATGGTTATTCCTTCCTCCCCCGGTCATTCAACCCTTCTTCGGTATCATGTTTCGGAACATATTTAAATACTTCACCACTCTCAAAGAATTCGGTCAGACGGGTTAACCAATTATAATAGTCCAGCCACTCCTTGGTTTCCTTCAGCAATTCGTTAACTTTTTTCTCTGTCTCTGTATCCAATTGTTCGGTTTTCTGTATGTCAACCAACTCCTGGCGGAGTCTCTGCTCAAATTTTCTGTTTTTGTTTATAGTCTTACGCCAATTGGAAGTAAACAGAGAGATAAAGGTTTGGTAGTAATCCTGTTCAACATGATATAGATCTTTTCGGACTCCCTTTTTAAATACTCTCTTGGCAATATCAAGATCAATCATTTCCCGGATCACTTGGCTCATCCTGGTTTTACTCATTCCGGTTTCTTCCGATAATTCATCCAGAGTCATGGGCTTTCGGTTCATGTAAATAATTCCTAGAACCCGTCCCAAAGTGGATGAAACACCAAAGGTATGCATATTATCCGCAATTTTTTCTATAATTTGCTCTTTTGCGTTATTTATTTTTTCTAAGGGTATCTCTTTCACAGATATCCTCCTTTACTCTCTGACTTTTGAGAACCAATGTAACACAATTCAATTTAAACCTTAAAATGAGGTTTACAGAGAGAATTCAAGGAAATAGAAGGATATATAATGAATAACTATATAAATTTTATACAGCAAAAAGTTTATGAATTTAACACATTATATCTCCGGTATCTAAATTTTATACAGCATTTTATTTACTTTATACTTAACCTATTGGTAAAACAGAAAAAAAGTTTGCAACAGATTAGAAAGCCTTGAGGGGGAAATAATAAGTTTTACCAATGAAATGTGGTTTGGCTATCTGCTATGAACATTGTTTTCATCTTTATTTTCATCGTGGTGGAATTTTTTTGGAGGTGGCTCTCATTTGCTGAAGTTTGATCATGTGTCAAAAGTGTACGCTGGTAGAAAAAAAGCAGTTGAGGAATTGAATCTGGAGGTCGAACAGGGAGAATTCATTGTGTTTATTGGGCCGAGTGGCTGTGGAAAAACAACGACGATGAAGATGATCAATCGTTTGATTGAGCCCACAGAAGGAAGTATTTACATCAATGGTGAGGACATCCTGAAAAAAAATCAGGTGGAGCTTCGACGTTCCATCGGATATGTGATTCAGCAGATCGGTCTTTTTCCTCATATGACGATCATGGAAAACATAACACTGGTCCCCAAATTGTTAAAATGGCCGGAAGACCAACGAAAGAAACGGGCTGAGGAGTTATTAAAATTGGTTAATATGAGCCCGGATTATTTGTATCGCTATCCCCGCGAATTAAGCGGCGGTCAACAACAGCGTATTGGTGTTTTACGTGCACTGGCTGCCGATCCTCCCCTTATTTTGATGGATGAGCCTTTTGGAGCGCTGGACCCCATCACCCGTGACTCTTTACAAGAAGAGTTTAAACATCTCCAACAATCTCTGGGCAAGACGATTATTTTTGTTACTCATGATATGGATGAAGCTTTGAAATTGGCTGATCGGATTGTAATCATGCGGGACGGTAAATTGGTTCAGGTAGGGACACCTGATGAGATATTACGTAACCCCGCCGATGACTTTGTGGAGGAGTTTATCGGAAAAGATCGTTTAATCCAGGCCAGACCGAATATTCAAACAGTGGAACAGGTTATGAATCCGGAACCTGTCACGATCAATCTGGATAAGTCTTTGTCTGAATCGATTCAGCTTATGAAAGAGCGCAGAGTAGACTCATTATTGGTTGTTGATGAACAGAATGTGCTTCAAGGATATATCGATGTGGAGATTCTGGATCAAAACCGTAAAAAGGTAAAACAGGTCAAAGATGTGTTGGAAACAGAGGTGTATACCGTAAAGAAAGAGGCTTTGTTACGGGATACCATACGCAAGATTTTAAAGAAAGGCATGAAATACGTGCCGGTTATTGACAATGAAAATCGTCTTGTCGGAATCGTAACCAGGGCAAACCTGGTTGATATCGTCTATGATTCCATTTGGGGCGAAGAAGAGTCTGGAAACAATAATAATCAATAGGAGGAGATGGAATGAAGGCTTGGCAACAGTTTCTCGCCGAAAATGGAAATGAATTACTGCTGAAAACATGGGAACACCTGTACATCTCCCTTATTGCTGTTTTCCTCGGTATCCTGGTAGCGGTTCCTTTGGGGATCATTCTTACACGAACTACTCGGATGGCGGGATTTGTGATGGGAGTAGTAGGAGTGATCCAAACATTTCCCAGCCTTGCCATACTGGCTTTTTTGATTCCGATTCTCGGCGTCGGAACCGTTCCCGCGATTGTAGCATTGTTTCTTTATTCGGTTCTGCCAATTCTGCGGAATACTTATACCGGAATCAGAGGGGTTACCCAAGGTTTGTTGGAAGCAGGCCGGGGAATGGGCATGACAGGATGGCAACGGATTCGCTACGTAGAAGTCCCCTTGGCTATGCCGGTTATTATGGCAGGTGTTCGGCTGTCCACGGTTTATTTGATCGGTTGGGCCACGCTGGCATCTTTTATCGGAGCAGGGGGATTGGGGGATTTTATCTTTAATGGTCTGAATTTGTTCCGAACGGATTTTATCATTGCTGGAGCGGTACCTGTTACCATTTTGGCTCTTATTACTGATTTTCTGCTGGGTCGTCTGGAAAGATGGGTTACACCTAAAGGACTCAGAGATGCGAAGGAAGCTGTCGTTTAGAGAGGGGGCAGTATAAAAGGTGTTGAAACGAACCGGAAGATTATTTGTTGCTTTGGGACTGGTATTGACATTACTGAGCGGCTGTTCGCTACCGGGATTAAGCGGACCGGCGGAAAATACGGTTACGTTGGGTACGATGGCTACTACGGAATCAGCCATTGTAGGGAATATTGTTCGGTTGATGATTGAAAAAGAGACAAACTTAAACGTGGAGATGATTGAAAATCTGGGTTCATCCACGGTTCAGCACCAAGCGATGACAAGCGGGGATGTGGATATTACGCCGACACGTTACACCGGAACAGATTTAACTGGAGCCTTGGCGCTGGAGCCGGAAACAGATCCAGACCTGGCACTAAAACGAGTACAAAAGGAATTTGGCAAACGATTTGACCAAACCTGGTTTGACTCCTATGGTTTTGAAAACTCCTATGCCTTTACTGTAACCCGGAAAATGGCGGAGAAAGAGAATCTGAAAACCGTTTCTGACATCAAGCGTGTTGCCTCTGATCTCAGTCTGGGTGTGGACAGCAGTTGGTTGAAACGAAAGGGCGACGGATATGAGGGATTTGTCAAATTCTACGGATTTGAATTTGGTCGTACTTTCCCCATGCAAATCGGCTTGGTGTATCAAGCGGTGGGAAGCGGAAAAATGGATGTGGTACTTGCATATACCACAGATGGACGGATAAAAGCATTTGATTTGGTTACGTTGAAGGATGACAAACGATTTTTCCCGCCTTATGATGCTTCACCGGTGGCACGAAATGATGTTTTGGAAAAGCACCCGGAACTTCGGGATATCCTTGAGCGGCTGGCGGGTAAAATTGATACGGATACGATGTTGGAGATGAACTATGAGTCGGATGTCAATATGAAGGAACCGACGACAGTTGCCAGGGAATTTCTGGAGAAGAATAATTACTTCAAGTAAAAACATCCGGGAGGTGACGTTGTTTGGAAACACTGCAGGAATTGTGGATCTACTATACTCAAAATGCCGGGTATGTATGGGAACAATTTTACCGACACTTTTTGATGTCTGCTTACGGCGTTTTGTTTGCGGCGATTGTGGCGATTCCTCTGGGGATCGTGATGGCACGTTATCATCGGTTGAGTGGCTGGGTTTTATCACTGGCGAATATCATTCAAACGGTACCGGCCTTGGCGATGTTGGCCATTCTGATGTTGGTGATGGGTTTGGGAGCCAACACGGTAGTTGTCGCCCTGTTTTTGTATTCTCTCTTACCCATTCTTAAAAATACCTATACCGGGATTCGCAATGTGGACCATGCATTGCTGGAGTCTGGACAAGCGATGGGTATGACCAAGTTTCAAATATTACGGATGGTGGAATTGCCTCTGTCCCTGTCGGTTATCATGGCGGGTCTCCGTACGGCTCTGGTAATTGCCATCGGCATCGCCACAGTTGGGACGTTTATCGGAGGCGGGGGGCTCGGCTCCATTATTGTCCGGGGTACAAATGTAACAGACGGTACCGCCATTATTTTGGCTGGAGCGATCCCTACAGCCTTAATGGCGGTAGTGGCTGATGTGTTCATGGGATGGTTGGAGCGCTTGCTTTCTCCGATAAAGGGAGCAACCATGAAGAAAGTAAAGGAGACGGCTTAACCCGGTTCTCAAAGCTGGAAAAATGTCTATGAATCAGGAACACTCTTACTCAGTAAGACAGGTGATAAACCTTGCGACTGTGCAGACAGTCCTGGGTTTGTCACTTTCATAAAGAAATCTTGCTCAGTTGTCATTTGGCGGACTATTCAGTGTTTATGGGGTTCCAGTAAAGGATGGCTTTGTTCAAACATTGACTCGATTGTTCCGCTTAAGGGAGAAGCTCAGGCAATGTACTGCCCCCTTTGGACCTGTCCAATGGACCAATCGGATATTCATACCCGACAACAGGCGAAATTCCGTTGTCAACCTTTTTCACAACATCAGGGGAGGCCCGAATATGACTACATCGAAGATACTGCTGGAGAAAAACGTTCCTTGTACGATGCGGGACGGAATCGTCCTTTATGCTGATATTTATCGGCCTGATAAGGAAGGGACGTTTCCTGTGCTGTTATCCCGTTTGCCCTACAGCAAAGATAAACCCTTGTTTTCACACCGCTATCTTGATACCAATCGGCTTGTTGAAAATGGATATGTGGTAATCATTCAGGATGTTCGGGGCCGTTACCAATCAGAAGGAGAATTTCAGCCCTTCCAATCTGAAGCAAAAGATGGTTATGACACTGTGGAGTGGGCCGCTTCCCTTCCTTACTCTTCCGGGAAGGTTGGTATGTTTGGTCTGTCTTACTATGGATTTACGCAACTGCTGGCGGCGACAGAACGTCCTCCCCATTTGGCTGCGATGATGCCGGCGATGACCTTGAACGATCAAAGAAAGGGAATGTTGTTCCAACAAGGGGCCTATGGGCTGGGATTGTTGGAAACCTGGACCCTGGAATCGATGCTGCCGGATCTGATCAAGAGAAAATACGGTGATGACAAAGTCGCCTATGCAGCAGCCATGCTTCAAATGGGACAAAACTATAACCGACTGGAAGAGTTATACCGATATGCTCCCTTTTGTGAATGGCCACCGGTAAAAGAATCGGGTGTAGCGGATTTTTTCTTCGATTACTTGCGGCACGACCTGGCAGAGGAGGACTTTTGGGAAAAGTCGAGTATTACCGATAAATATGAACAAATCCAAGTACCGGCCTATCATGTAGGTGGCTGGTACGATTGTCTATTGGGCTCCACCATTGAAAATTTTACCGAACTGAGGGAAAAGGCGGCGGGATCTGAGGCACAGGCACAACAGAAGTTGATCATTGGTCCATGGGGGCATGGTGATTTCAGCTCTGTGATCGGTGAACGTTCCTTCGGGATTCACGCTTCCGGTGATTGGATTGATTTCCGGGAAGATCTGACGCACCTGCATTTGCGTTGGTTTGATTATTGGTTGAAAGGGGTGGATACACATGTTACCAAGGAGCCTCCTGTGAAAATCTTTGTGATGGGTGTGAACCAATGGCGCAACGAAAACGAGTGGCCCCTGGCTCGTACGCAATATGTACCTTATTATTTTCACAGTGGAGGCAATGCTCCTACCCGGTATGGTGATGGATCCTTATCTACAGAAGCACCGACAGATGACGAACCTACTGACCAATTTGTATACAATCCGGGAGAGCCGGTACCCACACAGGGAGGTGCAACCTTATACGCCGGAGTCAATACGATGGGCCCGCAGGATCAACGAAAAGTGGAGGAACGGAAAGACGTTTTGGTTTATACATCAGAACCTGTGACCGATCCCCTGGAAGTGACAGGTCCTGTAACGGTTTATCTCTGGGCAGCCACAGATGCAAAAGATACCGATTTTACCGCCAAGTTGGTGGATGTATTACCGGATGGAAGGGCTTACAACTTGACAGATGGTATCATCCGTGCCCGCTATCGAAACGGTTACCGGCGGTCACCGGATTTACAGGGAGAAGTAGTGGCCTATGAGATTGATCTGTGGGCAACCAGTAATGTGTTTCTTCCCGGTCATCGTATACGGGTGGAGATCTCCTCCAGTAACTTTCCCCGTTTCGATGCCAACCCCAATACTGGATCAACCATGAAAGACAGTGACCAGATGAAACTGGCCAGACAAACCATTTATCATACCGATCAATATCCGTCTCATATCCTGCTTCCTGTGATTCCGGCGAAGGGGAAAGAGGATTTATCCCGTTAGGCGTATCTGTATAACCCAGAGATAAGATCTTTTTACTTAGCGGAATTCTGACAAAAGCAGATCCATTATTACAATACGGACTTCAAAGTCGCATGGTTCCGACCCGGTTAACGGAAAGGAGGGCCGAATGTTGTCGGCCTGCATGTGACTTTTTGTTTAATCTTGCAAAACCGACTGGTCGGTTGGTATACTGATCGGAGTAAAATCAGATCAGCTACTTCAAATGACCAGGGGAGAGGAAATATGAAAGCCTATGTATTTTTGGCCATTGCCATTGTAAGTGAGGTTTTCGGTACATCCATGCTGAAAGCAGCAGATGGATTTTCCAGGTTGTTTCCCAGTATCGGTGTTGTGCTGGGATTCGGATCGGCTTTTTATTTCTTGTCCCTGTCTCTCCAAGCTTTGCCGCTGAATGTGACCTATGCGATCTGGTCAGGTTTGGGAACAGCACTGACAGCACTGATCGGAGTCTTTCTTTGGAAAGAGACGATCAGTGTACAAGGAATCATCGGATTATGTATGATCATCGGCGGGGTTGCTTTTCTTAACCTGGGTAAGTGAGGTTAATTGGGGAGTACGGTTCACCCATAGCTTTCTGGGAAAAATCCATACCTGTACGCTTTTATGATGGTTCCTGTTCATACAGGAACCATTTATTTACTATATGGCTGGATTGATCCAGAATATGAAGATGAGCCAGTGTCAAACGAAGGAGGCATTAGCTCATCCTCTGACCATACTTTTATCCATCAACTAGTACCCCTTCAGGCA is part of the Kroppenstedtia pulmonis genome and harbors:
- a CDS encoding DMT family transporter, encoding MKAYVFLAIAIVSEVFGTSMLKAADGFSRLFPSIGVVLGFGSAFYFLSLSLQALPLNVTYAIWSGLGTALTALIGVFLWKETISVQGIIGLCMIIGGVAFLNLGK
- a CDS encoding ABC transporter permease; the encoded protein is METLQELWIYYTQNAGYVWEQFYRHFLMSAYGVLFAAIVAIPLGIVMARYHRLSGWVLSLANIIQTVPALAMLAILMLVMGLGANTVVVALFLYSLLPILKNTYTGIRNVDHALLESGQAMGMTKFQILRMVELPLSLSVIMAGLRTALVIAIGIATVGTFIGGGGLGSIIVRGTNVTDGTAIILAGAIPTALMAVVADVFMGWLERLLSPIKGATMKKVKETA
- a CDS encoding betaine/proline/choline family ABC transporter ATP-binding protein (Members of the family are the ATP-binding subunit of ABC transporters for substrates such as betaine, L-proline or other amino acids, choline, carnitine, etc. The substrate specificity is best determined from the substrate-binding subunit, rather than this subunit, as it interacts with the permease subunit and not with substrate directly.), with amino-acid sequence MLKFDHVSKVYAGRKKAVEELNLEVEQGEFIVFIGPSGCGKTTTMKMINRLIEPTEGSIYINGEDILKKNQVELRRSIGYVIQQIGLFPHMTIMENITLVPKLLKWPEDQRKKRAEELLKLVNMSPDYLYRYPRELSGGQQQRIGVLRALAADPPLILMDEPFGALDPITRDSLQEEFKHLQQSLGKTIIFVTHDMDEALKLADRIVIMRDGKLVQVGTPDEILRNPADDFVEEFIGKDRLIQARPNIQTVEQVMNPEPVTINLDKSLSESIQLMKERRVDSLLVVDEQNVLQGYIDVEILDQNRKKVKQVKDVLETEVYTVKKEALLRDTIRKILKKGMKYVPVIDNENRLVGIVTRANLVDIVYDSIWGEEESGNNNNQ
- a CDS encoding GbsR/MarR family transcriptional regulator, with product MKEIPLEKINNAKEQIIEKIADNMHTFGVSSTLGRVLGIIYMNRKPMTLDELSEETGMSKTRMSQVIREMIDLDIAKRVFKKGVRKDLYHVEQDYYQTFISLFTSNWRKTINKNRKFEQRLRQELVDIQKTEQLDTETEKKVNELLKETKEWLDYYNWLTRLTEFFESGEVFKYVPKHDTEEGLNDRGRKE
- a CDS encoding osmoprotectant ABC transporter substrate-binding protein, with translation MKRTGRLFVALGLVLTLLSGCSLPGLSGPAENTVTLGTMATTESAIVGNIVRLMIEKETNLNVEMIENLGSSTVQHQAMTSGDVDITPTRYTGTDLTGALALEPETDPDLALKRVQKEFGKRFDQTWFDSYGFENSYAFTVTRKMAEKENLKTVSDIKRVASDLSLGVDSSWLKRKGDGYEGFVKFYGFEFGRTFPMQIGLVYQAVGSGKMDVVLAYTTDGRIKAFDLVTLKDDKRFFPPYDASPVARNDVLEKHPELRDILERLAGKIDTDTMLEMNYESDVNMKEPTTVAREFLEKNNYFK
- a CDS encoding CocE/NonD family hydrolase; protein product: MTTSKILLEKNVPCTMRDGIVLYADIYRPDKEGTFPVLLSRLPYSKDKPLFSHRYLDTNRLVENGYVVIIQDVRGRYQSEGEFQPFQSEAKDGYDTVEWAASLPYSSGKVGMFGLSYYGFTQLLAATERPPHLAAMMPAMTLNDQRKGMLFQQGAYGLGLLETWTLESMLPDLIKRKYGDDKVAYAAAMLQMGQNYNRLEELYRYAPFCEWPPVKESGVADFFFDYLRHDLAEEDFWEKSSITDKYEQIQVPAYHVGGWYDCLLGSTIENFTELREKAAGSEAQAQQKLIIGPWGHGDFSSVIGERSFGIHASGDWIDFREDLTHLHLRWFDYWLKGVDTHVTKEPPVKIFVMGVNQWRNENEWPLARTQYVPYYFHSGGNAPTRYGDGSLSTEAPTDDEPTDQFVYNPGEPVPTQGGATLYAGVNTMGPQDQRKVEERKDVLVYTSEPVTDPLEVTGPVTVYLWAATDAKDTDFTAKLVDVLPDGRAYNLTDGIIRARYRNGYRRSPDLQGEVVAYEIDLWATSNVFLPGHRIRVEISSSNFPRFDANPNTGSTMKDSDQMKLARQTIYHTDQYPSHILLPVIPAKGKEDLSR
- a CDS encoding 3-keto-5-aminohexanoate cleavage protein, with protein sequence MQRKVIITCALTGAGETTDKSPHVPITPKEIADSAIEAAKAGAAIAHIHVRDPETGGISHDPALFREVVERIRESETDVVLNITAGGGGDWLPSEKDPTVGGSGTDIQTPEERHQPVGELLPEICTLDCGSINFGDQIYMSPTDWLRKQARLIQQSGVKPELECFDTGHLRFAKQLIQEGLIDGDPLFQFCLGIPWGAEADAETMIAMRNKLPEHAHWAAFGIGRWQFPMALQSVLLGGHVRVGLEDNLYLEKGVLATNGQLVEKVTSMLALLGVQPMTPTEARQHLGLKDPYGG
- a CDS encoding ABC transporter permease, which codes for MKAWQQFLAENGNELLLKTWEHLYISLIAVFLGILVAVPLGIILTRTTRMAGFVMGVVGVIQTFPSLAILAFLIPILGVGTVPAIVALFLYSVLPILRNTYTGIRGVTQGLLEAGRGMGMTGWQRIRYVEVPLAMPVIMAGVRLSTVYLIGWATLASFIGAGGLGDFIFNGLNLFRTDFIIAGAVPVTILALITDFLLGRLERWVTPKGLRDAKEAVV